One window of the Carnobacterium maltaromaticum DSM 20342 genome contains the following:
- a CDS encoding DUF1294 domain-containing protein: MNSLLFILMGVDKYRAKKRLWRIPEKTLLSFGILGGGLGGLIGMTLFHHKTRVPKFKVIYSLGTILMLGILYFLF; the protein is encoded by the coding sequence GTGAATAGTTTATTGTTTATTTTAATGGGAGTAGACAAGTATCGAGCTAAAAAAAGATTGTGGCGAATTCCAGAAAAAACATTATTGTCCTTTGGTATTTTAGGTGGTGGATTAGGTGGTTTAATAGGTATGACCTTATTTCATCATAAAACACGTGTACCAAAATTTAAGGTTATTTATTCTTTAGGAACGATTTTAATGCTCGGAATTCTCTATTTTTTATTTTAG
- the pepT gene encoding peptidase T, translating to MYENLIPRFLRYVKTETRSDATSKTVPSTQSQVEFAQTLKEELADLGMSQVSYNEKNGFVTATLPSNCDKEVPTIGFIAHMDTADFNAVNVNPQFHENYNGEEIILSATENIRLAPNDFPNLKNYIGQTLITTDGTTLLGADDKAGIAEIMTAMEILLKDKTIKHGTIKVAFGPDEEIGIGADLFDVTNFGADFAYTMDGGPVGELEYESFNAAQAEIKIQGKNVHPGTAKNTMVNALKLALKIDAALPQDEVPEKTDGREGFFHLVSMSGEVEEAQMTYIIRDHDHDKFIARKNQLQDIANKINEESGSERVNVTLFDQYYNMKDIIEKDLSIVDLAEKAMINLGIKPIIEPIRGGTDGSKLSFMGLPTPNIFAGGENFHGRYEFVAVESMRKATDVIVEIAKLNVER from the coding sequence ATGTATGAAAATTTAATTCCACGTTTTTTACGCTATGTTAAAACAGAAACACGTTCAGATGCAACAAGTAAGACTGTTCCTTCTACGCAAAGTCAAGTAGAGTTTGCCCAAACATTAAAAGAAGAGTTGGCTGATTTGGGGATGTCACAAGTTTCATATAATGAAAAAAATGGTTTTGTTACAGCAACATTGCCAAGTAATTGTGATAAAGAAGTGCCAACAATCGGCTTTATTGCCCATATGGATACGGCTGACTTTAATGCAGTAAACGTGAATCCGCAGTTCCATGAGAATTACAATGGTGAAGAAATTATTTTGAGTGCAACGGAAAATATTCGTTTAGCTCCAAATGATTTTCCTAATTTAAAAAATTATATCGGTCAAACGCTGATTACAACCGACGGCACGACCTTACTTGGCGCAGATGACAAAGCGGGAATTGCTGAAATTATGACAGCGATGGAAATACTCTTAAAAGATAAAACAATTAAACACGGAACGATAAAAGTTGCTTTTGGTCCAGATGAAGAAATCGGGATTGGAGCAGATTTATTTGATGTTACTAATTTTGGAGCTGATTTTGCTTATACAATGGATGGCGGACCTGTTGGTGAATTAGAATATGAGAGTTTCAATGCTGCCCAAGCTGAAATTAAAATCCAAGGGAAAAATGTTCATCCAGGAACAGCTAAAAATACGATGGTAAATGCTTTGAAATTAGCTTTAAAAATTGATGCTGCATTGCCACAAGATGAAGTTCCAGAAAAAACAGATGGGCGTGAAGGTTTCTTTCACTTAGTTTCAATGAGTGGAGAAGTTGAAGAAGCCCAAATGACGTATATTATTCGAGATCATGATCATGATAAATTTATAGCAAGAAAAAATCAATTACAAGATATCGCTAACAAAATCAATGAAGAGTCTGGTTCAGAGCGAGTAAATGTAACTTTATTTGATCAATACTATAATATGAAAGATATTATTGAGAAAGATTTATCAATTGTTGATTTAGCTGAAAAAGCTATGATTAATTTAGGAATTAAACCTATAATTGAACCTATTCGTGGAGGAACGGATGGTTCTAAGCTTTCATTTATGGGATTACCAACACCAAATATTTTTGCAGGTGGAGAAAATTTTCATGGACGTTATGAGTTTGTAGCCGTTGAAAGTATGAGAAAAGCAACAGATGTGATTGTTGAAATCGCTAAGTTGAATGTGGAAAGATAA